A portion of the Drosophila sechellia strain sech25 chromosome 2R, ASM438219v1, whole genome shotgun sequence genome contains these proteins:
- the LOC6615676 gene encoding uncharacterized protein LOC6615676 — translation MENPKSPMKTNDPGEPKKPRSRFCTLLHHDVVDPKEFMVHFAKRRKNEIIIEGQVCGWCYNIDYLNDENTKYKKKRPKLPDGRATKRRATSPRGGAIADIPRHFNSSAASSRGVKSSRKRTASSGDDKPKSNDLEDKHGDRA, via the exons ATGGAAAACCCTAAGAGCCCA ATGAAGACCAACGATCCCGGAGAGCCGAAAAAGCCCAGGTCACGCTTCTGCACCCTGTTGCACCATGATGTTGTCGATCCCAAAGAGTTCATGGTGCACTTCGCCAAGCGCAGGAAGAATGAAATCATAATCGAGGGCCAGGTCTGCGGTTGGTGCTACAACATAGATTACTTAAACGACGAAAATACAAAGTACAAGAAGAAGCGCCCCAAACTTCCGGATGGGAGGGCCACCAAACGGAGAGCAACCTCACCACGAGGAGGAGCAATTGCTGACATCCCTCGTCATTTCAATTCGAGTGCTGCGTCATCGCGTGGTGTTAAGAGCTCGCGAAAGAGAACTGCGTCCTCGGGTGACGATAAACCCAAATCAAATGATTTGGAGGATAAACATGGTGACCGTGCCTAA
- the LOC6615677 gene encoding protein ORD, whose translation MYGETTLNKDHVIKFIRLKINHCLGCDEVEINFSRADNVHIIIYSLAKDLAKDLPAVTPVAQAILLLCSLTYPDSDSLQTIPQLEIGKGSVSMSFKVYPVDKEQETEPESESDLDEGPSTSKQALERLEQRAERKAKEASLRNLHSKSIFVTVERRFDMFFALDTVSYYINGGKRQTCRLPEFHAKFFVRPQYSINLLRQLHEKCSGNWLKVIQSDGDGDAFKKFKDPDSPFETFVKLFESNPIKSNDTIGKLAKTCLHVNEAVRLTEREFILEVFNQVRHIFEYITAQEYTVWFLVPCLGDNDQLRSKTLEDFDLTKVRTSIRPAGDTTNIWWDHTDHNIKDILLVAFQLDLATHVNQSVLVISHLETLAEFSTMQYVTAFFMNDFYAKKNTEPKWICHRYLERIIDVALFLGVIVIIEYPSAFTLLQEGRHLIKCFQKDDPESSSTSQWEIFEDVVKESESDLEFLKEAVGKVQQNV comes from the exons atgtacgGAGAAACTACGCTAAATAAGGACCacgtaattaaatttatcaGA TTGAAAATTAACCATTGCTTGGGCTGCGATGAAGTGGAGATAAACTTCTCGAGAGCGGACAATGTCCACATAATCATCTACAGTTTGGCCAAGGATCTGGCAAAGGACCTACCGGCTGTAACGCCCGTGGCCCAAGCCATCCTACTCCTCTGCTCCCTTACCTATCCGGATTCAGATAGTCTTCAGACGATTCCGCAGCTGGAAATCGGCAAGGGAAGCGTCTCGATGAGCTTCAAAGTCTATCCCGTGGATAAGGAACAGGAGACGGAGCCAGAGTCGGAGAGCGACCTGGATGAGGGGCCCTCCACCTCGAAACAGGCCCTGGAGCGACTGGAGCAGCGTGCGGAGCGCAAGGCCAAGGAGGCGTCCTTAAGGAACCTGCATTCCAAAAGCATCTTTGTGACCGTAGAGCGCAGATTCGATATGTTCTTCGCCCTGGACACCGTTTCCTATTATATAAACGGCGGCAAACGCCAAACGTGCCGCCTCCCGGAGTTCCACGCCAAGTTCTTTGTGCGGCCCCAGTACTCTATCAATCTCCTGAGGCAGCTGCACGAGAAGTGCTCTGGGAACTGGCTAAAGGTCATCCAAAGCGACGGCGATGGTGACGCCTTCAAAAAGTTCAA AGACCCCGACAGTCCGTTCGAGACCTTTGTGAAGCTCTTCGAAAGTAACCCAATCAAATCAAACGATACGATTGgcaagttggccaaaacatGCCTGCACGTCAATGAGGCAGTGCGTCTGACGGAGCGCGAATTCATACTGGAGGTCTTCAACCAGGTGCGCCATATATTCGAATACATCACGGCCCAGGAGTACACCGTGTGGTTTCTGGTCCCTTGCCTGGGTGACAACGACCAGCTGCGTTCCAAG ACCCTCGAAGACTTCGATTTGACCAAAGTGCGAACGTCTATTCGTCCAGCCGGTGACACCACCAACATTTGGTGGGATCATACTGATCACAACATCAAGGACATTCTATTGGTGGCCTTCCAATTGGACCTGGCCACCCATGTCAATCAGTCGGTTCTCGTTATCAGCCATTTGGAAACG CTGGCGGAGTTTTCCACTATGCAATATGTGACGGCCTTCTTTATGAACGACTTCTACGCCAAGAAAAACACGGAGCCC AAATGGATCTGCCACCGCTACTTGGAGCGCATCATTGATGTGGCCTTGTTCCTGGgcgtcatcgtcatcatcgaATACCCAAGTGCATTTACTCTGTTGCAGGAGGGTCGCCACTTGATCAAGTGCTTCCAGAAGGATGATCCCGAATCCTCCAGCACCTCCCAATGGGAAATATTCGAAGATGTGGTCAAGGAGAGCGAGTCTGACCTCGAGTTTCTCAAGGAGGCGGTGGGCAAAGTGCAGCAGAACGTATAG
- the LOC6615678 gene encoding transcription activator MSS11 produces the protein MNFCSVPYEADYGMYADSKMKSVPQYPLSMGVGQGQGQSMAMQPLNPPQMNLQMQMPVCQSGASSYPMQGMPLGMMQGGNQMTPMSTMSTQLPIGAVTPLNSMTMMPMMGNPMGAIDAPGINAVLPDLQPMTSMGQMQPLQQYNPTGSTTQMHQGRLTGGCNAVMSAPCPSSPSHTGGWSSSPSPNQMMNNSNMWQYSQPMQSHQPQYQQQQQQQQQHFQQPSQGHQQVSRMKTSYDAPMYRDMRNGLNAPSMHDSSKYSKGNQSFNCGKAVTKVPHWR, from the exons atgaatttttgCTCAGTACCTTACGAAGCTGATTACGGCATGTACGCCGATTCCAAG ATGAAGAGCGTTCCCCAGTACCCCCTAAGCATGGGAGTCGGTCAGGGTCAAGGACAGTCCATGGCCATGCAGCCGCTGAATCCACCGCAGATGAAtctgcagatgcagatgcccGTGTGCCAGTCGGGCGCTTCGTCGTACCCAATGCAGGGTATGCCGCTGGGCATGATGCAAGGGGGCAATCAGATGACCCCCATGTCGACGATGAGCACCCAGCTGCCAATTGGAGCGGTGACTCCCCTGAACAGCATGACCATGATGCCCATGATGGGTAATCCCATGGGCGCCATTGATGCCCCCGGGATCAATGCAGTGCTGCCTGACCTGCAGCCAATGACCTCGATGGGTCAGATGCAGCCGCTGCAGCAGTACAATCCCACTGGCTCTACCACCCAAATGCATCAAGGACGTCTGACGGGCGGCTGCAATGCTGTGATGTCTGCGCCCTGTCCCTCGTCGCCCTCGCACACTGGCGGCTGGAGCTCCAGTCCCAGCCCCAACCAGATGATGAACAACTCCAATATGTGGCAATACAGTCAGCCTATGCAGAGTCACCAGCCGCagtaccagcagcagcagcagcaacagcagcagcacttccAGCAGCCGAGCCAGGGACACCAACAGGTCAGCCGGATGAAGACCTCCTACGACGCTCCCATGTACCGGGATATGCGGAACGGCCTGAA CGCACCATCCATGCACGACTCCTCGAAGTACAGCAAAGGCAATCAATCATTCAATTGTG GAAAAGCGGTTACAAAGGTCCCCCATTGGCGTTGA
- the LOC6615679 gene encoding uncharacterized protein LOC6615679: MGRKNHKTRRKVKVHSNVQLPQKIKVKLPKEHKRSTLRPKIQNSKVFHVNCCKYKIRSRPMRCNQCNLATQCPSRTVALAPSVPLLHHPVRRKVVHMPETVVMQMRNMENARRVADMHRRTLIQTYVPSPDKDDDEDTHQIDRRSRQVYRRDRQRPLSSDLDVNDMDLDPFQ; encoded by the coding sequence ATGGGACGCAAAAACCACAAGACTAGAAGGAAGGTCAAAGTGCACTCGAACGTCCAGCTTCCTCAGAAAATCAAAGTGAAGCTGCCGAAAGAACATAAACGCAGCACTCTTCGTCCCAAGATTCAGAACTCGAAGGTTTTCCACGTTAACTGCTGCAAGTACAAGATCCGTTCGAGACCCATGAGATGCAATCAGTGCAACCTGGCCACGCAGTGCCCCTCCCGCACGGTCGCCCTCGCTCCGTCTGTGCCGCTCCTGCATCATCCTGTCCGGCGGAAGGTGGTCCATATGCCGGAAACCGTGGTCATGCAAATGCGGAATATGGAGAACGCCCGCCGAGTGGCGGATATGCACAGAAGAACCCTTATTCAAACATATGTTCCCTCGCCGGATAAGGATGATGACGAAGATACACACCAAATCGATCGGAGGTCAAGGCAAGTCTATAGGAGAGACCGACAGAGACCCTTATCCAGCGACTTGGATGTGAATGACATGGACTTGGACCCGTTTCAGTAG